The genomic region CTCGCTGGATAGCGCAGGAGCGCCAGGGGATTGGGTGCTGCTGCGTGTCCTGCTCCTGGTGCTGGTTCCTGCGCGGTGTCTGCGTCCAGATCTCCACATGTTCGTCCTGCGTTAGCCTGCAGTAACCCAGAATTAACGCCCGGCAACCGTCGTTTCTAGTCTTGCAGCTCTGAAAATCTCAGTTTCAGTTCTGAAAGTCGATTTCATTTGTTTTGTTGGTAGACGCAGTAGGTGCTCCGTTAGGTATTTAGCACACAGTATGTTCAGTAAAAAAAAAGAATTGATCTTTATAAGGTCGTACTGACGATTTTGTTGTGGTGCCGTTTGTTCACCAAATGTGCAATCAAGCTCTTGTCCCAGTTTGGTAGGGCTATACGAGTTCCACCCTCTATCCTGCTACTTGTTAGTCTATCATGATACCTCTAGAGATCAGATCAGGTAGTGGATGGTTATCAACTTAGAATATCTTTGCAGCTTGCTTGATGTGAAACATTCCGTGTTCAAGTGCCTGATCTTTGCCCTTAGATTGGGTGAGGTATCTAGCTTTTCTACTGCCTTTTCCCAAACCTTCTCTTTTTGTCACTGTATACTTTTCCCGGCTCCATTTTCTGCCTTCCTTTATCTAGCTTTTGTTACTGTATCCTTTTGTTGGTTCTAGCTGCAACTTATTCTGTGCTTAGATGCGCCCTTCATGGGAGATGAACGTTTTCAGCAAACTAGTTTTGATTTTCTTGTAGGACAAAGGGAAAATCGTTGATATATATCTCCATTGATTTTGATTGCCGAGTTGTTTTGGCATTTAGTATTTCCTAATGTTCCTGATTAAACATAGAACCTGACTACTTTTGTTTCATGTGAAGTGGATCGTTCATCCTTGCTTATATTGCTTTCAGTGGAATCTGCATGGCTCATTACTCATGTTTAACGTTTTAATCAACAACATTCATAATAAGTAAGCTTGGCCAGAAAGTTATTCTTGCTCCTGACGATGTGTGTTTCTTTTACAGTTGATGTGCTtggcagatctggagttcgattaTATCAACCCGTTTGATTCATCCTCTCGAATCAATAAAGTGGTTATGCCAGAATTTATAGTGCAAGCACTTCTAAGTGCATTATTCCTCTTATCTGGGCACTGGGCGATGTTTCTGCTTTCTGCCCCAATGGTGTACTATAATTATACATTGTAAGTGACTCTTGTCTTCTGTTTGCCTTACAATTTTTTAAACAACTGATATGTTTCCTCCAGGCTGTGGTCAGTATATTGTTTATTGAACACTAGCTGCTACATAACGTACCATGCATAGTTTAACAAATTAACTGGAAGTTCGAAATAGTAATATGCTTCAACTGAACACTGATACATCTATTTTATATTTCTATGTGCTGTTAGACTGTTAGCTTTGATAGAAATATTTAGTGATAAGGACCCAAGTCTTCTCCTGCTTCAGTCTTTTGTACTTTACACATAATGTTCTGAAGGTGTTTTCATGATCTAAGTTCTTGgaaattattttatttttcctaTGATATTTGGATGCACCTAAGTGCTGTGCCTGTGCTACAATATCGTCATGTTAGTTGGTGTGAAAATCTATGAAGGGTAGATTTATTTAATGGGCTTGCAAATATGGCGTCACTAGTTGGAATCAAGCAGCTAGTCATATACAGCTGCAAATTATACCTAACCTAAAATTGGCAATACATGCTCTGCAGCGAAGTTAAGAACATGACCTGCACCCTTAAAATTCTGATTTTGTCTCCATATATATATTGACTTTGGGACTTCAGGGCACTGACCTGCTGTCAGATTAAGGTCATTCACACACTTACTGTTTGTACTATCTGAATAACTTCTTTACAACAGAACATGGTGTCACACATAACCCTACTAAATCCGTTTTTGAACTAATAATTAGCTCTACTTGGTTGGGATGTACTCACTTCAAGTTTTGCATGCGCCTTTCTTGGTTTTATATGTTGCGAATAAGTGTAACCTTTTTTGTCTTTGCAGGTACGAGCGGCGGCAGCATCTTGTAGATGTGACAGAGATATTTAACCATCTTTCACGGGAGAAGAAGCGCCGTCTTTTTAAGATAGCTGCTCTTATCGTCCTCCTATTCTTGTCCTTGTTCTGGTAAACATAGCATATACCTGCATTATTTGCTATTCACTGCAAGTCTGCAACCAGCAAAGAAGGAAAATAACCGCCTCTTGTTTCTGTGCTTGTCTGCAGGATGATTTGGAGTGTACTGGAGGAGCACGAGTAGAATGAGAGAAAACACTGTGATTGTGATAGCTCAACCTGGTTCTGCAGCCGTTAGTTAGGTATTACGACGTGGTCCTCGTGGCCTGCTGAACACCTACTCCGATGCCGTTATTGTTCATATGAAAGCCCTTTTGGATAAATTTAGGGTGTCATGGAGAAACGATGCAAGCAGAAGGGCGAAGACTACGTGTCCGAGGTGCTGTTTGTTGCTCGCGCCTAGTGTGAAATCTCCTGCTGTTGTAGCGTGTAACATAACATGTAAGTTAGGAGCCACTCCCTCCTGTTTATTTGATCGTGCATCCGTTCATATGGGGCAAAGTAACTGCTGCGCCCAACTGTGCATGGTTTTATTATGACCGACATTCTGTGTTTTGTGTTGCGTTGCACCGTTAAATGCTGTCGATTATGTTGATCCTGTGGTCGATTTGTGTAGTAGTTGATTTATGGGTATCCAAGCAGAGTAGGCATTTCAGTTTGGAGTGCAATCAGGAGTGCTCGGTCTATGTTTCAGTTGATTCATCAGTACCAAGTGGTATAGATTTTCATTTATGGATGCATTTTGTTTCAGTTTATTGATAAGTACTGTAGTATACAGTAGCAAGTAGTACAAGGTTTGTCGGAAAATACACAGGGGCTCCCAATCTGAAATTTGGGGATATCAAACTGGAGTCCGCAATCTACTCCTGTGTGAAGTTTCGTGAAAAAAATACCCCTGTGCAAATAAAAATCCATCCAATCATTTTCTTCTATAAATAGATTTTTTCTGTGTTTTTTGCCATGTTTCTtgacattttttcatgaaatttcaAATTAGATCAGAAACCCAAGTTTAATCTAAAAATcccattttttttttcaaatttctcggTATTTTTTTGAACTTAATGTAGCACCCATGTTCGTGGTGTTATCCTCTGCGCATAAACAAGGTTCGTGGTGTTATCCTCCGAGCATAAATAATTAGCTGAACTTGCCAGAAGAGTAGAAACTGTTTTATTTAAGAGGAATGAAAACACACCGCTAATCTGCCCATCGGCAGAACAGGAAAACCGTATGAGTAATGACAAGAGCAGTAATAATAGAAAAGAAGCCTCTGAACACAGAACATGTAGCATGTGGAAACTGGAAAGATAACTATGGCGTCGCCACTGTAACCCTGAACTTCATGCCGCCCATATGTATACCTGGTTGTATTTGGCCAGACGCTCGGACCTGCAGGGAGCTCCAGTCTTGATCTGGCCCTGCAACAAGCAAGCGGAGAAAGATATGACCATGGTGTCACCCAATGCAGTAAAAAGTGTAAGGATTTGAAGCTCTGTTTCAGCCGAAGGCGTGGCCAGGCCGACCGagaggtcggcgatgaaggtgtCCTCTGTCTCACCACTGCAGAGAGCAGAAAATAATGTTCAGTGCAAACGGATCATATCACAATTGCAAAACCCTTTCGCCAAGAGTGGGTTGAGAAGCTTTGCAAATTTGCAGCGCTTATTACCTCCTGTGGCTCGCCATCACTCCCCACCCGGCGCGCTTCGACATGCTCACGGCCTCGATGCTCTCAGTCACCGAGCCTATCTGATTCACCTGTTCATTCCATATAAACAGAAGTGCTATTATTAGCATTATGGTTCTTTAAGAAAAGTGCTATTATTAGCATTATGCTACCTTGAGGAGAAGGGCATTGCAGGTCTTCTCACTGATCGCCTTGGCAACCCTCTGCAGAATCCAAACAGGCACCGGTAAAGCTCGTAAAAATGTTCTTCTCTGGCAAATCCAGTGATATGCTGGTGATATTTAGCTTACCGTGGGGTGAGtaattgacaaaaaactaccacatttcacgtaaccgtcccacagaactaccacattTTGAAAAGTGACCAAAAACTCCAATTTAACGCTGATttcgtgacaaaaaactaccatATCGAGTTGATGACTGATTGAAGCGTTTTAAACGAGTTTCTGACAGATGTGGCCCACCGGTCAGGACGGCAGCCGCGCTAACGGCTAACGGCGCTCCTGATAGGTATCTGCAGTATATGTTAAGCCTGTTAAACAATACTATATACTACAGTATATGTTAAACAATACTATATACTACAGTATATGTTAAGCCTGTTTTTTACTGACACAAACTCTGATAGGTATCTGCAATTGCACAAAGGGCAGTTGAGCATTATGAGAACAGGGGAGCAAGGTGGAGGTCTTACATCCTCCTTGAAATTCAGGTCATAGGTCTGGTCCTTCTCGCTGTATAATTCAGAAGCAGCAACATCCATTCCAATGACCACCTGCCACACGTAGATAAATTCAATGTTATACAAGAATAAATAAATCTAATGGCTGAAACATGATCTAAGCAAAGAGGGAAAAAAATACCTTTCCAGTGTAGCCAGCCTTGGCTATAGCTGCCTTCAACAGTTCCAGGCCCTCCTTGTTTTCCTGAATATATATGTGACGTTAGAAAATCGTATGTCGGCATTTGGATTCATCGTATTCGTCAGCTTCCTACCGGTGCCTACGACttgttttactccctccgtcccaaaattattgtcttagatttatctaaatacggatgtaccgtatttagataaatctaagacaagaattttgggacggagggagtactatgtagtCTGTACTCAGCTTCCTACCAGTGTCTACAACTTATTGATACAAGAGAGAAACAAGTGGGTCTGTCTTACCTGAATGTTAGGTGCAAAGCCACCTTCATCCCCAACGTTTGTAGCGTCTTGGCCATACTTCTTCTTGATTATGCTCTGCATACAAAATATGTCAGCATTCATCCCAACTGCAAATTTTCTGAAGTTCAGGGACATGATCAAAAGGGTTAGATGTTGCGTTCACCTTGAGGTGGTGGTACACCTCAACTCCCATCTTCATGGCCTCCTTGAACGAGGCGGCGCCGGTCGGAAGGATCATGAACTCCTGTGTGTACACCAATTACATGAGAATCATCACATTTATCTGAAACATGTTCTGAAAATTCCATTTATTCATCCATGACCTGCAACTCCAAGCAGTATCCTTACCTGCATGGCGAGCTTGTTCCCGGCGTGAGAGCCTCCGTTGATCACATTGAAAGCAGGCACGGGCAGCACGAGGGTCTTGTTCCCCGCAAGGTTTGCAATGTGCTGCAAACAGATGACACTAACAGCTTCAGTATACTACATCATCTAGTAATTCAACTGATGGCTTGTGTAGGTGGTTGAGTTTTCGCAGACCTGGTAAAGAGGGATCTTCTTGACCATGGCACCGGCCTTGCACACCGCGAGGATGGCGTTTGCCCCGAGCTTTTCATCGCATCCAAAGGAAAGAAATTTAAATCAGTATGAAAAGTGAACATGTTTTTTGAGAACTTATGCAGTGTCAGAATGAATAATCATTCGATGATGACGTATACCTTTTGTTTGCACCAGCCCCACTCGTTGGAGGTCCCGTCGAGCTGCTGGACCATGAAGTTGTCGATGTCGGTCTGCTCCGTCGGGTCCTTCCCGATCAGCGCCGGCCCGATGATGGCGTTTACGTTGTTCACCGCCTGAAATTCAGAGATGTCAGCGTCGCTCAAGTATATATGCAGTAACTGTGACTGGTGAACGACTAACCTTGAGGACACCTTTGCCGAGGTAATCAGAGCCCCCGTCCCTCGTAGATCCAAGGCTTCCGTCACTGAGGCCAATATCCACCTGAACCCAGATCAGTTAGTTTCAGAGAAACAGGGGAAGGAACGTGTTCAGAACAGAACAAATAGCGATGAATTCTTGCTGGGTACCTCGACGG from Triticum aestivum cultivar Chinese Spring chromosome 4A, IWGSC CS RefSeq v2.1, whole genome shotgun sequence harbors:
- the LOC123087868 gene encoding protein cornichon homolog 4, yielding MVFVWLAAFFLVVTLIVLVIFQLMCLADLEFDYINPFDSSSRINKVVMPEFIVQALLSALFLLSGHWAMFLLSAPMVYYNYTLYERRQHLVDVTEIFNHLSREKKRRLFKIAALIVLLFLSLFWMIWSVLEEHE
- the LOC123087867 gene encoding enolase 1, whose product is MVQQLDGTSNEWGWCKQKLGANAILAVCKAGAMVKKIPLYQHIANLAGNKTLVLPVPAFNVINGGSHAGNKLAMQEFMILPTGAASFKEAMKMGVEVYHHLKSIIKKKYGQDATNVGDEGGFAPNIQENKEGLELLKAAIAKAGYTGKVVIGMDVAASELYSEKDQTYDLNFKEDRVAKAISEKTCNALLLKVNQIGSVTESIEAVSMSKRAGWGVMASHRSGETEDTFIADLSVGLATPSAETELQILTLFTALGDTMVISFSACLLQGQIKTGAPCRSERLAKYNQVYIWAA